The sequence below is a genomic window from Paenibacillus silvisoli.
TCAGAGAAACCGGAGCTCCGTTCTTCAGTACCACTTTGGTTTCCAGATCAAATGCCAGTTCTCCGGAATTGATCCGTTTGCCATCGGCATATGTTTTCTGATCGTTGTTCTCGTATCTTCTTAGCACCACTTTGATTCTGGCGATGAGTTCGCGGTTATCGAAAGGCTTGGTCAGATAATCTTCCGCCCCAAGCTCAAGCCCTAACACTTTATCTATAATTTCATTCTTCGCCGATAGCATAATGACGGGTACTGCTTGTTTATTGGTAATTTCCCTACACAGGTCATAGCCGGAATAATCCGGCAGCATGACATCCAGTACCACCAAGTCCGGCTTAAATGAATCCAGCTTATCGAGACCCGTGCCGCCGTTCTCCGCTGTCTGCACCCGAAAGCTTTCCCTCTTGAGAACAAGCTCAATTAAATCTCTGATGGCCCCTTCATCATCAATCACGAGAATTCTTTTCACTTGATCCCTCATCTCATAGTCAGCAATCACTTCTTCTACACTATACGTTTATCATACTGGAAAACAACTGTAAATCCTGCGAATATCGTTTTGACTGCGCATGATCCAATAAAAAGCAAAGACCGCGATAATCGCGGTCTTTACTATTTATGCTGTGCCTGCGCAAGCTGAACCAATAAAGTTACCGGACCTGAAAGAATTACGGCAGTTGGTTCATTAATGGACAAATACATCGAATACCGAATTTGACCAGTCAGAACATCGGTTAATGGAGGGAAGTCGCCCGTAACAAATGTCAGGTCTCTGTGGCCCGGGCCTGCGGATAATTCAATATTTAATGAGAAGATGAGAACGCCTGAACCGATGACGCCGGTGCCTCCCCCTTCAATAATGATATCGACTGCGTTTGCTTCGCTTCTAAAGACCCCAACCATTCCCCAAAGCTGAATACGAACATCATTTACGTTTGGGGTCCCTATCGCGTTAACCGTAATAGAAAGTTAAAAAGCTTGGACAAATGATAGGATTCCCTATACAGATGCACTTCCAGTCGAGCTTTGCTGCTGCTATGAAGCTTGAGCGGTTACGTTGACATCGTCAAAGTACAGGGTAGTCAGCCCTTCGAATCCCGAATCGGCTCCGATCAGAATGAAAATCTCGCCTTTCGCATTTGCCGTCACCTTGGCGCTGTAGTTAAATTCAACACGCTGATAACCGCTTTGCTCCGCATTCGGTTTTGCGGCGTTGCCGATGACCTTGACATCCTTGCCACCGGCTCCTTGACTTCCGATATCCACATTCATTCTGTAATATTCCGACCCCGGAGATGATGCCGGAACAGATAACGGTTCGTTGGACAGAATGCCGGCCTTTATGAAGATGGATTCGGCAGGAGATCCGCCAATACCGACCATTCCTCCCCCCGCATCGGTGTACATCGAAAACTTCAAGTTGACATTATAGGAAGCGTTCGGCTTAAAGCCGTTCATGCCTTTGGAAAGATACATAAACAAATCATCGCTTCGATTATGCCCCGAGAGCTTCAATCCGTAATTAGCAGTGTTTTTGTCGACGGGAAGCAATTGACGGGCAAAGTCCAGCTCGTAAATTTCTTTATCGTAATCGATCGGCAAATCGGCAAAGCCGCCCTTCCATCCTTCCATATCCTTCGTGAATTGATAATTGAAGTTTAGATTGCTGGGAGTTTGTGACGGATTGGACAGCGTAATTTTATGGGTGTAAGGCTCCCATTGCAAACGGGCGTCCATTAGGGAAGCTAACGATCGGACGGGAACGAACACGGTTCCTTTAGTCTGACGAACCTGTTCGGGCAGTTTGATTTTCTCTCCCTTGGCATTCACCGCATAGGATGAATGGATCGTGTATTTAACAGTGCCGAAGCCTTTTCCCGACAATGTAATTAGTTGGCTCTTATCATTCCAACTGATCGATGCACCTAGTGATTCGGCAGCGGCTCTCACGGGAACCATCGTAGTTCCGTTTATAACGAAAGGAGCTGCCGGCAGGCTATGGTTACCTGTGCTATTGCTATAATTAACGTCATTAATTTTGAAAGTTACAGCGGAAGGAACGCCGGCAGCATCTAGATATCTTGCTCCGTGTGCTACTGGCGCGCTGCCTGCCGAAATGACAGTCGCAGCAATAAGACTAGACAATATCAGATTTTTTCGATTCATTATTTCTATTCTTCCTTTCTGCTTGGATGTATTTTTCTAGACGCGATGATGAATTAAAAAGTTACAGACAATTCAGTTTAATAGATTTACAAATATTACTATTATTGAACATAATAAAAAAAACCGCGATTTACGCGGCTTTGAGATGATAATTTAGGCTATTTCTCCAACTCATAGCGGGCTGCGATAATGCCCGAGTTGAGCGTTCGGCTGGACAGCAGCTTGAGCTTGACTTTCTCGCCTCCACCGTCGAATATCGATGTTCCGCCGCCTAGAACGACCGGACAAATGGTTAGCAGGAATTCATCGATCAGGCCCAGCTTAAGCAATGTCTTCGCCGCTCCCGGACTGCCGAAGATCACGAGATTTTTGCCAGGCTGCTCCTTGAGCGTCATGAATTCCTCTGCGATGTTGTCCTTGATCAGCATCGTATTGTTCCATTCCGCCTTGTCCATCGTGCCGGAAATGACGATCTTCTTGACATCCTGCAGCCATTTGGCATGCTCCATACCGTGCTTCGACGCATTCGGATCGTCAAGCACCGTGGGCCAGTAGCTCTCCATCATGCGATACGTCGTGCGCCCATAAACGGGAGCTCCGACCTCGGCTACGATCTCCTCGGCATATTTCTCTAATTCCTCGTTGTACGGAATCCAATTGAGTCCTCCGTTCGAATCCGACGCATACCCGTCCAGCGATACATGCATGAACAATACGAGTTTTCTCATGTTCGTTACTCCTCTGAGTTTGAATTTTTTGTGCGATGTTTTGGCAGTAGGCCGCGTTTCCTCCTGCGGATACATTCATCATAAATCATTACGTTACGTAAGGTTCAAGCGGGAATATGAAACGTACTGGCTAAAATAAAGCAGCCCCGATTCGGAATCATAATTCCGAATCGGGGCTGCTGGTTGTCAAACAGTGGTGCTATTTAGATGAACATTTCCTTAAATTAGTAGGCCAGCGTGTAGAGACCGTTGATGTGCGACAGGTAACGAGCGTTGCTCGCCTTCTTCATCAACGACGCCGGCGTGCCGCGCAGCTCGATGCCCGTCTCGCCGATCGCGCCAATGCCATCCTTGCGGCCGAGGCTCGCAAGCGTGCCGGAGAATACCGGTTTGAAGTCTTCCGGCTTCGTCCCCTTGAAAGCTGCCGCGATATTGGCGCCAACGAGCTCGCCCATTTGCCAAGCGAGTTGTGCAGTCGGCGGGTACGGACGGCCTT
It includes:
- a CDS encoding response regulator transcription factor, producing MKRILVIDDEGAIRDLIELVLKRESFRVQTAENGGTGLDKLDSFKPDLVVLDVMLPDYSGYDLCREITNKQAVPVIMLSAKNEIIDKVLGLELGAEDYLTKPFDNRELIARIKVVLRRYENNDQKTYADGKRINSGELAFDLETKVVLKNGAPVSLTAKEFKILETLIKRPGKIFTRDELLELVWGYDYLGDSRSVDMTVMRLRKKLEDDADNPKYVKTVYGFGYQFGGDSA
- a CDS encoding copper amine oxidase N-terminal domain-containing protein, which encodes MNRKNLILSSLIAATVISAGSAPVAHGARYLDAAGVPSAVTFKINDVNYSNSTGNHSLPAAPFVINGTTMVPVRAAAESLGASISWNDKSQLITLSGKGFGTVKYTIHSSYAVNAKGEKIKLPEQVRQTKGTVFVPVRSLASLMDARLQWEPYTHKITLSNPSQTPSNLNFNYQFTKDMEGWKGGFADLPIDYDKEIYELDFARQLLPVDKNTANYGLKLSGHNRSDDLFMYLSKGMNGFKPNASYNVNLKFSMYTDAGGGMVGIGGSPAESIFIKAGILSNEPLSVPASSPGSEYYRMNVDIGSQGAGGKDVKVIGNAAKPNAEQSGYQRVEFNYSAKVTANAKGEIFILIGADSGFEGLTTLYFDDVNVTAQAS
- a CDS encoding dihydrofolate reductase family protein, which translates into the protein MRKLVLFMHVSLDGYASDSNGGLNWIPYNEELEKYAEEIVAEVGAPVYGRTTYRMMESYWPTVLDDPNASKHGMEHAKWLQDVKKIVISGTMDKAEWNNTMLIKDNIAEEFMTLKEQPGKNLVIFGSPGAAKTLLKLGLIDEFLLTICPVVLGGGTSIFDGGGEKVKLKLLSSRTLNSGIIAARYELEK